In Halorubrum sp. PV6, a single window of DNA contains:
- the cofG gene encoding 7,8-didemethyl-8-hydroxy-5-deazariboflavin synthase subunit CofG, translating into MFAAAEAYGIDIEPDPARVERLLSVTPDDVEPADRLTFARNVFIPLTTACRYTCTYCTYYDVPGEASLLAPEEVRQRCRVGADAGCTEALFTFGDEPDDRYTAVHDQLDEWGFDSIHDYLYRACEIALEEGLLPHSNPGDLTEAQFATLREVNASMGVMLETTAEVDAHSGGRRKTPGQRLNTIRAAGRQGVPFTTGILVGIGEDWRDRAESLLAIRALHERYDHVQEVIVQNVVPNERSDFAKPSVETMRRVVAMARAALPAAVSVQVPPNLSPAAELVDCGIDDLGGVSPVTDDYINPDYAWPDLDGLREVADAGGMALRERLPTYVRYLPDEFRPAGVEAHATPSDRDAWVPAAVRDRMRADDPHGRRLRAVARGDGPLSPRPSHGD; encoded by the coding sequence GTGTTCGCGGCCGCCGAAGCGTACGGAATCGACATCGAGCCCGACCCGGCGCGCGTCGAGCGACTGCTCTCCGTCACCCCGGACGACGTCGAGCCGGCCGATCGGCTCACCTTCGCGCGGAACGTCTTCATCCCGCTGACGACCGCCTGCCGGTACACCTGCACGTACTGCACGTACTACGACGTGCCCGGCGAGGCGTCGCTGCTCGCGCCCGAGGAGGTACGCCAGCGCTGTCGGGTCGGCGCCGACGCCGGCTGTACGGAGGCGCTTTTCACCTTCGGCGACGAGCCGGACGACCGCTACACCGCGGTCCACGACCAGCTCGACGAGTGGGGGTTCGACTCGATCCACGACTACCTCTACCGGGCCTGTGAGATCGCCTTAGAGGAGGGGCTGCTTCCCCACTCGAACCCCGGCGACCTCACCGAGGCGCAGTTCGCGACCCTCCGCGAGGTGAACGCCTCGATGGGCGTCATGCTGGAGACGACCGCAGAGGTCGACGCGCACAGCGGCGGGCGGCGGAAGACCCCCGGCCAGCGGCTCAACACGATCCGCGCCGCAGGCCGACAGGGGGTGCCATTTACCACCGGCATCCTGGTCGGTATCGGCGAAGACTGGCGCGACCGGGCCGAGAGCCTGCTCGCGATCCGCGCGCTACACGAGCGGTACGACCACGTCCAGGAGGTGATCGTCCAGAACGTCGTTCCGAACGAACGGTCGGATTTCGCGAAGCCGAGCGTCGAGACGATGCGTCGCGTGGTCGCGATGGCCAGGGCCGCGCTCCCGGCTGCAGTGTCGGTGCAGGTCCCGCCGAACCTCTCGCCCGCGGCAGAACTCGTCGACTGCGGCATCGACGACCTGGGCGGCGTCTCGCCGGTGACGGACGACTACATCAACCCCGACTACGCGTGGCCCGACCTCGACGGACTCCGCGAGGTCGCCGACGCCGGCGGGATGGCGCTGCGCGAGCGACTCCCCACCTACGTCCGGTACCTCCCCGACGAGTTCAGGCCGGCCGGCGTCGAGGCGCACGCGACGCCGAGCGACCGCGACGCGTGGGTGCCGGCGGCGGTCCGCGACCGGATGCGCGCGGACGACCCGCACGGTCGACGACTCAGGGCGGTCGCGCGCGGTGACGGACCGCTCTCTCCTCGGCCGTCGCACGGCGATTGA
- the cofC gene encoding 2-phospho-L-lactate guanylyltransferase, with protein MEVLVPFSTDHPKSRLSAVLDAEERDRFARAMLRDVLDAVDAAGGDPRVLATGPLDEDVGCRVTVDDRPLTAAVNAALDARLGGGDREGDAERVAVVMADLALATPERLRDLFDAGREADLALAPGRGGGTNAFVAGDPRFSVDYHGASYLDHREIAASAGLSVAVVDSYRLATDVDEPGDLAEVLIHAAADADAGRAAEWLADAGFALDTADGRVGVRRE; from the coding sequence ATGGAGGTTCTCGTTCCGTTCTCGACCGACCACCCGAAGTCGCGACTCTCCGCGGTTCTCGACGCCGAGGAGCGCGACCGGTTCGCGCGGGCGATGCTCCGAGACGTCCTCGACGCGGTCGACGCCGCCGGCGGCGACCCGCGCGTCCTCGCGACGGGCCCGCTCGACGAGGACGTGGGCTGTCGCGTGACCGTCGACGACCGACCGCTCACGGCGGCGGTCAACGCGGCGCTGGACGCGCGGCTCGGCGGGGGCGACCGCGAGGGCGACGCGGAGCGCGTCGCGGTGGTGATGGCCGACCTCGCGCTCGCGACCCCCGAGCGGCTCCGCGACCTGTTCGACGCGGGCCGCGAGGCCGACCTCGCGCTGGCGCCCGGCCGCGGCGGCGGGACGAACGCGTTCGTCGCCGGCGATCCGCGCTTTTCGGTCGACTACCACGGCGCCTCCTACCTCGACCATCGCGAGATCGCCGCGAGCGCGGGGCTCTCGGTCGCGGTCGTCGACTCGTATCGCCTCGCGACCGACGTGGACGAACCGGGCGACCTCGCGGAGGTGCTGATTCACGCGGCTGCCGACGCCGACGCGGGGAGGGCGGCGGAGTGGCTCGCCGACGCCGGCTTCGCGCTCGACACGGCGGACGGCCGGGTCGGCGTGAGACGGGAGTAG